Proteins encoded in a region of the Paenibacillus pedocola genome:
- a CDS encoding patatin-like phospholipase family protein has product MEINAVFEGGGVKGVALAGAVEATERAGGIFKKVAGTSSGSIIASLLAAGYDGETMSRIIRQTSFTTFLKRGMLYNTAIVGPALRVMIKKGLYSGEALEAWIRGILRDKGIVTFSDLPRGKLSIIASDITNGRIIVLPDDLEDYGISPGGFEVAKAVRMSCSIPYFFDPVMLRLNGQAAKGKTFMEQFIYVVDGGLLSNFPLWLFDEKEGFKSPERRTPTVGYQLIGKAEPQAHRITGPFSMLQAMVGTMLSAHDERYIETEKFVRTVKIPTLGVSTTQFHISPEQSDELYAAGMKAGEVFFKHWRPYKP; this is encoded by the coding sequence ATGGAGATTAACGCAGTATTTGAAGGCGGAGGTGTAAAAGGCGTAGCGCTTGCCGGTGCGGTTGAGGCTACGGAACGGGCAGGGGGCATCTTCAAAAAAGTGGCCGGTACTTCCTCCGGTTCCATCATCGCGTCTCTCCTGGCCGCAGGCTATGACGGAGAGACCATGAGCCGGATTATCAGGCAGACCTCTTTTACCACTTTTTTAAAGCGGGGAATGCTGTACAATACCGCTATCGTTGGCCCTGCACTGCGTGTAATGATTAAGAAAGGGTTGTATTCCGGAGAGGCGCTGGAGGCGTGGATCCGTGGCATTTTACGGGACAAAGGCATTGTTACTTTCAGTGATCTGCCGCGCGGCAAGCTGTCCATCATTGCTTCCGATATCACGAATGGGCGAATTATTGTACTGCCCGACGATCTGGAGGACTACGGGATATCTCCGGGCGGATTTGAAGTCGCTAAGGCGGTACGGATGAGCTGCAGTATTCCGTATTTCTTCGATCCGGTGATGCTGCGTCTAAACGGGCAGGCGGCGAAGGGCAAAACCTTTATGGAACAGTTTATTTATGTAGTGGACGGCGGCCTGCTGAGTAATTTTCCGCTATGGCTGTTCGATGAGAAGGAGGGCTTTAAAAGCCCGGAGCGCAGGACTCCTACGGTCGGTTACCAGCTGATCGGGAAGGCGGAGCCGCAGGCGCACCGGATCACCGGTCCGTTCAGCATGCTGCAGGCAATGGTGGGTACGATGCTGTCTGCGCATGACGAGCGTTATATTGAGACAGAAAAGTTCGTGCGTACCGTCAAAATTCCGACCCTCGGCGTATCCACGACGCAATTCCATATCTCTCCAGAGCAGAGTGATGAGCTGTATGCAGCAGGAATGAAGGCAGGGGAAGTATTTTTCAAACATTGGCGTCCTTACAAGCCCTAA
- a CDS encoding M24 family metallopeptidase: protein MGNKRVSKLRKVLQEQGLDAMLITSGINRRYLSGFTGSSGYVLVTGDESYLLTDFRYRTQAAEQVAGLKVVEHGPKFIDTVRELLPQGGSVRVGFEQDDVTFSAYTAYAAALQPAVLVPVSKSVENLRMFKDEDELAVMQRAADLADATFSHILNVIKPGMTERDVDLEMEFYMRTHGATSSSFDTIVASGERSAMPHGVASSKVIQNNEFVTFDFGALLDGYCSDVTRTIALGTPDPKLKEIYDVVLEAQLHTLANIKPGMTGREADALARDIITRYGYGEYFGHSTGHGLGMEVHEWPRLSKLADEILEPGMVVTVEPGIYLSGLGGVRIEDDIVITESGITLLTHSSKDYLVL from the coding sequence ATGGGCAACAAGCGCGTCTCCAAGCTGCGTAAGGTTTTGCAGGAACAGGGATTGGATGCGATGTTAATTACCAGCGGCATTAACCGCCGTTATTTGAGCGGATTCACCGGCTCCTCCGGTTACGTGCTGGTCACTGGTGATGAGAGTTATCTGTTGACTGACTTCCGGTACCGGACACAGGCGGCAGAACAGGTAGCAGGGTTAAAGGTTGTTGAGCATGGTCCAAAATTCATTGACACTGTGCGTGAATTGCTTCCGCAGGGCGGCTCGGTCCGAGTCGGCTTTGAACAGGATGACGTTACCTTCAGCGCATATACGGCTTATGCTGCAGCGCTGCAGCCTGCAGTCCTGGTTCCGGTATCTAAGTCTGTAGAGAATCTGCGCATGTTCAAGGACGAGGACGAGCTGGCTGTGATGCAGCGGGCGGCGGATCTGGCGGATGCGACCTTCAGTCATATTCTGAATGTGATCAAGCCCGGCATGACCGAGCGTGATGTTGATCTGGAAATGGAATTCTACATGCGCACCCACGGCGCAACCTCTTCATCGTTTGATACGATCGTCGCCTCAGGCGAACGTTCCGCCATGCCGCATGGTGTGGCCAGCAGCAAGGTGATTCAGAACAACGAATTCGTTACTTTCGATTTCGGGGCGCTGCTTGACGGCTACTGTTCGGATGTAACCCGCACTATTGCACTGGGGACTCCCGATCCGAAGCTGAAGGAAATCTATGACGTCGTGCTTGAAGCCCAGCTGCACACGCTGGCGAACATCAAGCCGGGCATGACCGGACGGGAAGCCGACGCTTTGGCGCGCGACATCATTACCCGTTACGGCTACGGAGAATACTTCGGCCACAGCACCGGGCACGGTCTGGGCATGGAGGTTCATGAATGGCCGCGTTTGTCCAAGCTTGCCGATGAGATTCTGGAGCCGGGGATGGTCGTTACCGTGGAACCGGGAATCTATCTGTCAGGTCTTGGCGGCGTGCGGATTGAAGACGACATCGTGATCACGGAGAGCGGCATTACTCTGCTGACGCATTCGTCGAAGGATTATCTTGTACTGTAA
- a CDS encoding YitT family protein, protein MQVRNLVVPLVSSTVAKQVKDVAIIIFSAFLVASGLRLFLIPHQLLSGGVAGTASIIGYLTNPKYISLYYFAINLPILIWGFVAVGKKYICLSMLSVVSTTWFLTVIPVIKLTKDPILASIFGGVIIAGGVGFSLRAGGSSGGFDILGSIITRKRDIPMGTVLFVMDGLVILSLGFFKSWDSALYAMLCIFVKSRVVDMIHIRHIKLTCFIVTKEREKMLDRLTLLPHGVTVVNAEGGYSHEGNTMLMTVTTRYELAELRKTILETDPKSFVNVLETVEIVGRFRRLG, encoded by the coding sequence ATGCAAGTTCGTAATCTCGTAGTACCGCTCGTATCAAGCACTGTGGCTAAGCAGGTAAAAGATGTAGCTATCATTATTTTTTCAGCCTTTCTGGTTGCGAGCGGGCTCCGGCTGTTCCTTATTCCGCATCAGCTGCTAAGCGGCGGGGTGGCGGGGACGGCTTCCATCATCGGCTATCTGACAAATCCGAAATATATCTCACTGTATTATTTTGCAATTAATCTTCCAATTCTGATCTGGGGCTTTGTGGCCGTAGGTAAAAAATATATTTGTCTGAGCATGCTGTCAGTCGTGTCCACCACCTGGTTCCTGACTGTAATTCCGGTGATTAAGCTGACCAAGGATCCGATTCTGGCAAGTATTTTTGGCGGAGTGATCATTGCCGGCGGGGTAGGGTTTTCGCTTCGTGCGGGAGGATCTTCCGGAGGATTTGATATTTTAGGCTCAATTATTACCCGCAAACGCGATATTCCAATGGGGACTGTGCTGTTTGTAATGGACGGTCTGGTTATTCTGAGCCTCGGCTTCTTCAAGAGCTGGGACTCCGCCCTGTATGCGATGCTCTGTATCTTCGTCAAAAGCAGAGTTGTGGATATGATTCATATCCGCCATATTAAATTGACCTGCTTCATTGTAACGAAGGAACGGGAAAAAATGCTGGACCGCCTGACCCTGCTTCCGCACGGCGTCACCGTTGTCAATGCGGAGGGCGGATACAGCCATGAGGGCAACACGATGCTGATGACGGTCACGACACGCTATGAGCTGGCTGAGCTGCGGAAGACGATTCTGGAGACGGATCCCAAATCCTTTGTCAACGTGCTGGAGACGGTGGAGATCGTAGGCAGATTCAGACGGCTGGGTTAG
- a CDS encoding YqhV family protein gives MDKYVSWMAVLRLLSGSVEITAALIMLKLNQVDKALAVNSGLALVGPTILILTTAVGLSGMAQELSWGKLGWIGCGVAFLLIGILKK, from the coding sequence TTGGACAAGTATGTAAGCTGGATGGCGGTGCTTAGGCTGCTCTCCGGCAGTGTGGAAATAACGGCTGCCCTAATCATGCTGAAGCTGAATCAGGTAGATAAGGCGCTGGCGGTCAATTCCGGGCTGGCCCTGGTTGGACCGACCATACTGATTCTGACGACGGCTGTCGGCCTTTCAGGGATGGCTCAGGAGCTGTCATGGGGCAAGCTGGGCTGGATTGGCTGCGGAGTAGCCTTTCTCTTAATCGGTATTTTGAAAAAATGA
- a CDS encoding DUF1385 domain-containing protein, producing the protein MFGGKHINVTAVRRKNQEITFLEVPKSDKSWVIKLRRIPLLRGIVSIIDSSAKGSKHLNYSAESYAEDETEPEELAKQREKTKKKEEGWSLGMIFGVAVMGILSFLFGKLIFTLVPVFVENFLFKDAFDNYILHNLVEGGIKLILLLVYLTAISQTPVIKRLFQYHGAEHKVISAFEAGEELTVENVQKYSRLHYRCGSSFMMLTIILGVVIYSVVPWSNLTERILQRIILLPVVIGVSFEVLKGTNAVRDIPGLKYLGYPGLWLQLLTTKEPKDDMVEVSIASFNRMRELDAAIEARGYAEESVSGGILDPAKG; encoded by the coding sequence ATGTTCGGCGGCAAGCATATCAACGTAACAGCCGTACGGCGGAAGAATCAGGAAATCACATTTTTGGAGGTGCCGAAGAGCGATAAGAGCTGGGTCATCAAACTGCGCAGGATTCCTCTGCTTCGCGGCATTGTCAGTATTATAGATTCCAGCGCCAAAGGCTCCAAGCACCTCAATTATTCGGCTGAATCCTATGCCGAGGATGAGACAGAGCCGGAAGAGCTGGCGAAGCAGAGGGAAAAGACTAAGAAGAAGGAAGAAGGCTGGAGCCTTGGCATGATTTTTGGCGTCGCCGTTATGGGGATATTGTCATTTCTGTTCGGTAAGCTCATTTTCACGCTGGTGCCTGTCTTCGTGGAGAATTTCCTTTTCAAAGATGCATTTGATAACTATATCCTGCACAACCTCGTAGAAGGCGGCATTAAACTAATTCTGCTGTTAGTCTATCTGACAGCTATTTCGCAGACTCCTGTGATCAAGCGGCTGTTCCAGTATCATGGAGCCGAACACAAGGTCATCAGCGCCTTTGAAGCCGGCGAAGAATTAACTGTAGAGAACGTACAGAAATACAGCCGTCTGCATTACCGCTGCGGCAGCAGCTTTATGATGCTGACCATTATACTCGGCGTGGTAATCTACTCTGTTGTCCCTTGGAGCAACCTTACGGAGCGCATTCTTCAGCGGATTATTCTCCTGCCGGTTGTCATCGGTGTTTCGTTTGAGGTTCTGAAAGGAACCAACGCCGTACGGGATATTCCGGGCCTGAAATATTTGGGGTATCCGGGACTGTGGCTCCAGCTGCTTACAACGAAGGAACCTAAAGACGATATGGTGGAAGTATCGATCGCTTCGTTCAACCGGATGCGGGAGCTTGACGCCGCGATTGAAGCAAGAGGATATGCGGAGGAAAGTGTGTCAGGCGGCATATTGGATCCTGCGAAAGGATGA
- a CDS encoding aspartate kinase, with protein MSLYVMKFGGSSVGDIERMKRVAKRIADKQDEGHRCVVVVSAMGDTTDDLIDQAKQLNEQPPAREMDMLMTTGEQISVALLSIALHGIGRDAVSYTGWQAGFRTDETHGRARINEIVPRRVLESLEREQIVIVAGFQGMTLDGEITTLGRGGSDTTAVALAAAIKADVCEIYTDVDGIYSTDPRIVKTARKLKEISYDEMLELANLGAAVLHPRAVEYAKRYQVKLVVRSSFNHNEGTVVKEEASMEQGVVVSGIAYDKNVARISILGVPDVPGVLAQVFGKLAAEGVDVDIIVQSGVQNGKADFSFTLALSELERAKGVIEGLHSELPYREVTSEDNLVKVSIVGAGMVSHPGVAAQMFEVISGEGVSIKMVSTSEIKVSCVIESGNLPTIIQALHTAYNLDTEEQAFVGGPKDRR; from the coding sequence TTGTCACTTTATGTCATGAAATTCGGAGGCAGCTCCGTCGGCGACATTGAACGTATGAAACGGGTCGCTAAGCGCATCGCAGACAAGCAGGATGAAGGTCACCGCTGCGTTGTGGTGGTATCCGCTATGGGGGATACTACGGATGATTTGATCGATCAGGCCAAACAGCTGAATGAGCAGCCGCCTGCACGCGAAATGGATATGCTGATGACGACCGGGGAACAAATTTCAGTTGCTCTCCTGTCCATCGCGCTGCACGGGATTGGCAGGGATGCCGTCTCTTATACAGGCTGGCAGGCAGGCTTCCGCACCGATGAGACCCATGGACGGGCCCGGATCAACGAAATTGTGCCGCGGCGTGTTCTGGAGTCCCTGGAACGTGAACAGATCGTCATTGTAGCCGGATTCCAGGGGATGACGCTGGACGGCGAGATTACAACACTGGGCCGCGGAGGTTCAGATACGACAGCTGTAGCGCTGGCTGCCGCGATCAAAGCAGATGTCTGCGAGATCTATACGGATGTCGACGGAATTTATTCTACGGACCCGCGTATTGTGAAGACGGCGCGCAAGCTGAAGGAGATTTCCTATGACGAGATGCTGGAGCTGGCCAACCTGGGTGCTGCGGTACTCCATCCCCGTGCCGTTGAATATGCCAAAAGATATCAAGTAAAGCTGGTCGTCAGATCAAGCTTTAATCATAATGAAGGTACTGTTGTGAAGGAGGAAGCAAGCATGGAGCAGGGAGTTGTAGTTAGTGGTATTGCGTATGACAAGAACGTGGCGCGGATCAGTATTCTGGGAGTTCCGGATGTTCCGGGCGTACTGGCCCAGGTATTCGGCAAGCTGGCTGCTGAAGGCGTTGATGTTGATATTATCGTGCAAAGCGGTGTCCAGAACGGGAAAGCGGACTTCTCCTTTACACTCGCGCTGAGCGAGCTTGAGCGGGCCAAGGGAGTCATTGAAGGGCTGCACAGCGAATTGCCTTACCGCGAAGTGACCTCAGAGGATAATCTGGTTAAAGTTTCGATCGTCGGTGCAGGTATGGTCAGCCACCCGGGGGTTGCCGCACAGATGTTCGAAGTGATCTCCGGCGAAGGGGTCAGCATCAAGATGGTCAGTACCTCTGAAATCAAGGTGTCCTGCGTCATTGAATCAGGTAACCTGCCTACGATCATCCAGGCGCTTCACACCGCCTACAACCTGGATACAGAAGAGCAGGCCTTCGTTGGTGGTCCTAAGGACCGCCGCTAG
- a CDS encoding YqhR family membrane protein: MNKAVKRETEHTNQFFFAIELGIFAGLIWGGIRWLMYTLHFTKVIPGFLAEPFFKHEFLIKPAGHLLGYLFYIAFSVIASLIYVLIFRKLKGPWPGMIYGMLWWAGIFIAGSWMFLLQPMFKLPWNSVVSEFCISLLWGLFIGYTAAIEYTDERKREQRTKLA; the protein is encoded by the coding sequence ATGAATAAAGCAGTCAAGAGAGAAACTGAACATACGAATCAATTCTTTTTTGCGATTGAACTGGGGATATTTGCGGGATTGATCTGGGGAGGTATCCGCTGGCTGATGTATACACTGCATTTCACTAAGGTGATCCCGGGCTTTTTGGCGGAGCCCTTTTTTAAGCATGAGTTCTTAATCAAGCCTGCCGGGCATCTGCTCGGATATTTGTTTTATATCGCGTTTTCTGTAATTGCATCACTGATCTATGTGCTGATTTTCCGCAAGCTGAAAGGGCCTTGGCCGGGGATGATTTACGGCATGCTCTGGTGGGCGGGAATTTTCATTGCCGGCTCATGGATGTTCCTGCTGCAGCCCATGTTCAAGCTGCCCTGGAACTCTGTCGTCAGCGAGTTTTGCATCTCTTTACTCTGGGGATTATTCATCGGCTACACAGCGGCAATTGAATATACTGATGAACGAAAACGCGAACAGCGGACAAAGCTTGCCTGA
- the efp gene encoding elongation factor P, whose protein sequence is MISVNDFKTGLTVEVDGDIFTVLDFQHVKPGKGAAFVRSKLKNLRNGNTVERTFRAGETIGRAIIENRGVQYLYASGAEHVFMDNETYDQFELSAKQLEWELNFLRENMTVNIVSYQGEILGINLPTSVELKVTETEPGVKGNTAQGATKAATLETGHTVQVPLFINEGDVLLIDTREGKYISRA, encoded by the coding sequence GTGATTTCAGTTAATGATTTTAAAACAGGTTTGACCGTAGAGGTTGACGGAGATATTTTTACCGTTCTTGATTTCCAGCACGTAAAGCCGGGTAAAGGCGCGGCATTTGTCCGCTCCAAGCTCAAGAACCTGCGCAACGGCAACACTGTTGAGCGTACATTCCGTGCCGGTGAAACGATCGGCCGCGCAATTATCGAAAACCGTGGTGTGCAGTATCTGTATGCCAGCGGTGCAGAGCATGTATTCATGGACAATGAAACCTATGACCAGTTTGAGCTCAGTGCCAAGCAGCTGGAATGGGAGCTTAACTTCCTGAGAGAGAATATGACGGTTAACATCGTCAGCTACCAGGGCGAGATCCTCGGAATCAACCTGCCTACAAGTGTTGAGCTGAAGGTTACTGAAACAGAACCGGGCGTTAAGGGCAACACAGCTCAAGGCGCAACTAAGGCGGCTACGCTGGAAACCGGCCATACTGTACAGGTTCCGCTGTTCATTAATGAGGGAGATGTTCTCCTGATCGATACCCGCGAAGGTAAATACATTTCCCGCGCATAG